The DNA segment GATCCAGAGCAGCAGTACCACGAGCGACGCGACCGCGACGGCCGTGCCGAAGCTCAGCCCGGTGTGGTTCGTGATCCCTTCGTGCAGCGCGTTCCACGGGTTGAGGCCCAGCTCGGCCCTGGTCAGCATGGCCGTGCTCGCACCGTAGAGCGCGAGTCCCGCGAAGAGCTGGCTAAGCCTGCGGGTGGGTGCCACCGTGACGGATACCGGGTGAAGGTCGATCTGTTGGTTTCGGGCCACCGGATCACTATCAAGGTCCAATGCTTGAGTTGACCATAGCCAATTTGCAAGAATTGGCCTTGTGAACGCTCCTTTTCCGTTGGGTGGACGGGTAGCTGGCCCCCGATTGGCCGAGTTGCTGGGTGACTGGCGACGAAATGGTTCCCGGCAGGGCGCCGGTGACCTCGCCGCTGCCGTCCGGTTGTGCGTGCTCGACGGGCGCCTTCTTCCCGGGACGAGGCTGCCGGCCGAACGCGAGGTCGCCGAATCGCTCGGCGTCAGCAGGACGCTCATCGGCTCCGCGCTCGACCGGCTCCGCTCCGAAGGGCTCGTCGCGAGCAGGCAGGGTGCCGGTTCGTGGATCACGGCACCCGAGGCGGAGGCATTCGAACCGGCTGGCGCCGATCTCGACCTCATCGACCTCACCCGCGCCGCTCCGCCCGCCGTTCCCGGCCTGCTCGGCGCCATGGACGCGGCAAGGAGCACGCTGACCCCGGAGTTGCTGGACACCGGCTACCTCGTCAGGGGACTGCCGATATTGCGGGAACGCATCGCCCGCCGCTACACCGAGCGGGGGTTGCCGACCGACCCCGACCAGATCGTCGTCACGGGTGGCGCGCAGAACGCGTTCGCGATCGTGCTCCGCGCCCTCACCAGTCCCGGCGACAGGGTGCTCCTCGAACAGCCGTGCTATCCCAACACCCCGGAAGCGATCCGCGCGGCGAGCATCCTGCCGGTGGTGGTCGCCGTCGACCCCGAGGTGGGCTGGGACGTCACCGGCATCGAGGCCGCGCTGCGGCAGGCAGGCCCGAGACTCGCCTACTTCGTGGTCGACTTCCACAACCCGACCGGTCTGCGGATGCCGGTGGAACAGCGCGAACACCTCGCCGCCGTGCTCGCGAACACCCGCACGCTCGCCGTTGTCGACGAGACGGTCGCCGAACTCGGCCTCGAAGAAGACGGCGAGCCCGTGCCCCCACTCGCCGCTTTCGCGGGGGACTGGGCCATCACCATCGGATCGGCCGCGAAGTCGCACTGGGGCGGACTCCGCCTCGGCTGGTTGCGGGCTTCGGAGGAACTGGTCGGCCGAATCGTGTCGGCGCGGCATTCACTCGACCTCGGCTCACCGGTGTTCGAACAACTCGTACTCGCGGAACTGCTCGCGGCCGATCACATCCTTTCCCGTCGAAGGGCGGTCATCCGACCGCGAAGGGACGCGCTCGTCGCCGCCGTGCGCGAGCACTGCCCAGAGTGGACATTCCGGATTCCAGAGGGCGGGTTGTCCTTGTGGTGCAAGCTTCCCGAGCCGATGAGCACCCGGCTGAGCGTCGCTGCCGTCAATCACGGAGTGCGGATCGTGCCCGGCGCGCGGTTCGGTGTACACGGTGGACTCGAACGGTGGCTTCGCCTGCCCTACACGCAGGAGGCCGACCGGCTCGACGAAGCGGTTCGCAGGCTCGGTCTCGCCGCTTCCGCGTTGCGGCCCGCTCCCCGCGTCACGGAGAGCACGGTCACCTGAGCGGAGCGCGGCGGCGGGAACACAACGAAGCCGGTGCGCCGGATGGAAGGTCTGCCGTCTCTCCAGGGATATGGACGGTGTTGTCATCCAGCGCACCGGCTCCGTGCCGTGCCCGGGGGTCCGATCGGGCACGGGTGCTGCGGACCCTTCCCGGCATCGCCCCTCGCCATGCCGGGAAGGTCCGCCAGCTCAGGTACTCATCGGGGAGGTGTCCCTGTTCGGCGCGGTGAACAAGAACGCCCGGTGAGTACCCGGTAAGGGCCCCGGCGCCGCAGGGGCAATGCGACGCCGGGACCAGGCCCCGACACGGCCGGGCGCGGTCGGCCGAGCGGGAAGACTTGAATGCACTGAAAAGCCCCTTGGCAAACAGGTATGCGGGAAATGCACCTTTACCGGGGATGCGAACAGCGCTAGTTGATCTTGATCTGGGCGTGGCTGTCCCCGGCGTTCTCGCCGAGGTCAGTCAGGCGATGTGGCGGGCAGAGCCGCTTCTCTGCCCGCGCCTGCCGTGTCGTGATCACGGCTGGCGGCGATGAACCTGAGCTGGGTCAGCGTCGGCGCCCAGGAAAGGACGCCGTGAACGGACTTGCCACTCGCGGCACCGTCGTGCGCGGCGACGAAGCCGCTCGACGTGCTGGTCAAGCCTGCTGGAGCAGCGGGCTTCGGTGCGGTTCCACCGTCACCGGAGCCGCCGCCACCGGCAACGGTGGCCTCGCCCTTCGCGGGCGGTTCCGGAGGTGCGAGCGGGGTGTTCCCGTACGACTCGAAGGGGACGGTGGTGATCAAGGGCAGAATCTGCGCCCTGCCGGACGAGGGTGCCGTCGTGGCCGGAGTCTTGGTGCCGCCCGTGACATCGGTACTGCCGGTGCCGTCCGTGCCAGTGCGGTCGGCGGGCCTCGGACCGGTCTCCGCGATTCCGTCTGGCAGCGGCTCGTGTCCGAACAGGTCGGGAAGAAGGGCGTCGAGGTCGGGAATCGGCGTGGGGATCGGGACCGTGACTCCCGGAGCGATGCCGGGCAGTGTCGACGTGACGTGCTGGACGGTGTTGGTCACGCTGTCGACGGTCCCGGTGAGCCCTGCGACCGTGGCGTT comes from the Prauserella marina genome and includes:
- a CDS encoding PLP-dependent aminotransferase family protein, which gives rise to MAELLGDWRRNGSRQGAGDLAAAVRLCVLDGRLLPGTRLPAEREVAESLGVSRTLIGSALDRLRSEGLVASRQGAGSWITAPEAEAFEPAGADLDLIDLTRAAPPAVPGLLGAMDAARSTLTPELLDTGYLVRGLPILRERIARRYTERGLPTDPDQIVVTGGAQNAFAIVLRALTSPGDRVLLEQPCYPNTPEAIRAASILPVVVAVDPEVGWDVTGIEAALRQAGPRLAYFVVDFHNPTGLRMPVEQREHLAAVLANTRTLAVVDETVAELGLEEDGEPVPPLAAFAGDWAITIGSAAKSHWGGLRLGWLRASEELVGRIVSARHSLDLGSPVFEQLVLAELLAADHILSRRRAVIRPRRDALVAAVREHCPEWTFRIPEGGLSLWCKLPEPMSTRLSVAAVNHGVRIVPGARFGVHGGLERWLRLPYTQEADRLDEAVRRLGLAASALRPAPRVTESTVT